The Skermanella pratensis genome has a window encoding:
- a CDS encoding protein-disulfide reductase DsbD family protein, whose translation MISKSTLSSVATGLLVLLAALLASIPAVHGASGPWQATETVEARLVAAVDGTGTLDNVPLGLHLKMKPGWKTYWRSPGDAGLPPQVAWDGSANLAGTEMRWPAPHRFTLFGIETFGYDGEVVFPIAARPAAPGRPLDLRASVDLLVCSDICVPQHLDLSLAIPEGPASSAGADANLIARFASQVPGDGAASGLSIESVRAADKSLRVVATAREPFVDPDLFVEAGPAAAFGAPKIEFADGDRRITVTLPATGEPMALEGMPVTLTLVDGLRGMERAATVGAPGTGPGDAAAGLAAMLGFALVGGLLLNLMPCVLPVLSLKLLSVVSHGGSAPREIRAGFLASAAGILFSFLVLAGAAVALKLTGSAVGWGIQFQQPLFLVFMVVLVTVFAANLWGLFEIPLPRAIADAAVGGHGGHAPSLRGHFATGALATLLATPCSAPFLGTAVGFALARGPLEIVAVFLALGLGLALPFLAVAAFPRLASRLPRPGRWMVALRRVLGGALALTGIWLLSVLAVQLDPAAALAVGALMVAVVLALAVRRRLPGRIRFAGGVAAALLAAAAFGMPMALDRPASQAAAATDAEWVPFDRSAIAEQVAAGRTVFVDVTASWCITCQANKRLVLSRDPVAGRLFGGGVVPMQADWTRPDDRIAAYLAEHGRYGIPFNMVYGPGAPEGIALPELLTEGAVLAALDRAD comes from the coding sequence ATGATCAGCAAAAGCACCCTGTCCAGCGTCGCCACCGGACTGCTCGTCCTGCTCGCGGCCCTGCTCGCGTCGATCCCGGCGGTCCATGGCGCCTCCGGCCCGTGGCAGGCGACCGAAACCGTCGAGGCAAGGCTGGTCGCCGCCGTGGACGGCACGGGCACGCTCGACAACGTTCCGCTCGGGCTCCACCTGAAGATGAAGCCGGGCTGGAAGACCTATTGGCGCTCGCCCGGCGACGCGGGTTTGCCGCCGCAGGTCGCCTGGGACGGCAGCGCCAACCTGGCCGGAACCGAGATGCGCTGGCCGGCGCCGCACCGCTTCACCCTGTTCGGGATCGAGACCTTCGGCTACGACGGCGAGGTGGTGTTCCCCATCGCCGCCCGGCCCGCGGCGCCCGGCCGGCCGCTCGACCTCCGCGCCTCGGTCGACCTGCTGGTGTGCAGCGACATCTGCGTGCCGCAGCACCTGGACCTGTCCCTGGCGATCCCGGAAGGACCGGCGAGCTCGGCCGGCGCCGACGCCAACCTGATCGCCCGCTTCGCCTCACAGGTGCCCGGGGACGGCGCCGCCTCCGGCCTGTCGATCGAGAGCGTGCGGGCGGCGGACAAGTCGCTGCGGGTCGTGGCGACCGCGCGCGAGCCCTTCGTCGATCCGGACCTGTTCGTGGAGGCCGGGCCTGCCGCCGCGTTCGGCGCCCCGAAGATCGAGTTCGCCGACGGCGACCGGCGCATCACCGTCACCCTGCCGGCCACCGGCGAGCCGATGGCCCTTGAGGGCATGCCGGTCACCCTGACCCTGGTGGACGGGCTGCGCGGAATGGAGCGGGCGGCGACGGTCGGAGCGCCGGGCACCGGGCCGGGCGACGCCGCCGCCGGCCTTGCCGCCATGCTGGGTTTCGCGCTCGTCGGCGGGCTGCTGCTGAACCTGATGCCCTGCGTCCTGCCGGTCCTGTCGCTGAAGCTGCTCTCCGTGGTCAGCCACGGCGGAAGTGCCCCGCGGGAGATCCGCGCCGGGTTCCTCGCGTCGGCCGCCGGCATCCTGTTCTCCTTCCTGGTGCTGGCCGGCGCCGCGGTCGCGCTGAAGCTGACCGGGTCGGCGGTCGGCTGGGGCATCCAGTTCCAGCAGCCGCTGTTCCTGGTCTTCATGGTGGTGCTGGTCACGGTCTTCGCGGCCAACCTGTGGGGCCTGTTCGAAATCCCGCTGCCCCGCGCCATCGCCGACGCGGCGGTGGGCGGGCACGGCGGCCACGCCCCGAGCCTGCGCGGCCATTTCGCGACCGGCGCGCTCGCCACCCTGCTGGCGACCCCGTGCTCCGCCCCGTTCCTCGGCACCGCCGTGGGATTCGCCCTGGCCCGCGGGCCGCTGGAGATCGTCGCCGTCTTCCTGGCGCTGGGGCTCGGACTGGCGCTGCCCTTCCTGGCGGTGGCCGCGTTCCCCCGGCTGGCATCGCGCCTGCCCCGGCCCGGCCGCTGGATGGTCGCGCTGCGCCGGGTGTTGGGCGGGGCGCTGGCCCTGACCGGCATCTGGCTGCTGTCGGTCCTGGCGGTCCAGCTCGACCCGGCGGCGGCGCTGGCGGTCGGCGCGCTGATGGTCGCCGTCGTCCTGGCCCTGGCGGTCCGCCGCCGGTTGCCGGGCAGAATCCGGTTCGCCGGCGGCGTGGCCGCGGCCCTGCTGGCGGCGGCCGCATTCGGGATGCCGATGGCGCTGGACCGTCCGGCCTCGCAGGCGGCCGCGGCGACCGACGCCGAGTGGGTGCCGTTCGACCGGTCCGCCATCGCGGAGCAGGTGGCCGCCGGGCGAACCGTGTTCGTGGACGTCACGGCGAGCTGGTGCATCACCTGCCAGGCCAACAAGCGGCTGGTGCTGTCGCGCGATCCCGTCGCCGGAAGGCTGTTCGGCGGCGGCGTGGTGCCGATGCAGGCGGACTGGACCCGGCCGGACGACCGGATCGCGGCCTACCTGGCCGAGCACGGCCGCTACGGCATCCCGTTCAACATGGTCTACGGCCCTGGCGCGCCCGAGGGAATAGCGCTGCCGGAACTGCTGACCGAGGGAGCGGTGCTCGCGGCGCTGGACCGGGCGGATTGA
- a CDS encoding MFS transporter, producing the protein MSDLRQVFAAILPLLVSLGILVLGNGLFSTLLAVRMGAESFPVDRIGIIMAAYSVGFVLGTLRCPRVVERVGHIRAFAAFAALAAISALVHAIVVDQIVWLLLRVVAGFCLAGLFTITESWINASSSNTVRGRVLSVYMTVNYLSLGASQSLITVIDPNGFQIFSLVAILVALSLVPLALSRVQSPGTVGTNRLRVIEIVRISPLGVAGCIGAGLVNGAFGSMGPVYVQARGGTVEDVGLFMMVAILSGFLMQFPMGRLSDRFDRRTVFLGAIAGVSAAALALAFADGVPNLAFAAMLGLYGGLAYSIYPIALAHANDFMRSDEVVPASAGLLLMFGVGSVVGPVLASQVMGVLGFNGLFFYIGSIAAVLVLFTLYRMTARQAKPLEEQGAFVPMPQTATTPIAMELSPRAETGPQEPDQLAFDFDPPRMQAQAAE; encoded by the coding sequence ATGTCGGATCTGCGGCAGGTATTCGCCGCCATTCTACCGTTGCTGGTCAGTCTCGGTATCCTGGTCCTGGGCAACGGCCTGTTCTCCACGCTGCTCGCGGTGCGCATGGGGGCCGAAAGCTTCCCGGTCGATCGTATCGGCATCATCATGGCGGCATACTCGGTCGGTTTCGTCCTCGGAACGTTGCGCTGCCCGAGGGTCGTCGAACGCGTCGGCCATATCCGCGCCTTCGCGGCCTTCGCGGCGCTGGCCGCCATCTCGGCGCTGGTCCACGCGATCGTGGTGGACCAGATCGTCTGGCTGCTGCTGCGCGTCGTGGCGGGCTTCTGCCTGGCCGGGCTGTTCACCATCACCGAGAGCTGGATCAACGCCTCCTCCTCCAACACGGTGCGGGGCCGGGTGCTGTCGGTCTACATGACCGTCAACTATCTCTCCCTGGGCGCGTCGCAGTCGCTGATCACGGTGATCGATCCCAACGGGTTCCAGATCTTCAGCCTGGTCGCGATCCTGGTGGCGCTGTCGCTGGTTCCGCTGGCGCTGAGCCGGGTCCAGAGCCCGGGCACCGTCGGCACCAACCGGCTCCGCGTGATCGAGATCGTCCGGATCTCTCCGCTGGGCGTCGCCGGCTGCATCGGCGCGGGGCTGGTCAACGGCGCCTTCGGCAGCATGGGGCCGGTCTATGTCCAGGCGCGTGGCGGCACGGTGGAGGATGTCGGGCTGTTCATGATGGTCGCGATCCTCAGCGGCTTCCTGATGCAGTTCCCGATGGGCCGCCTGTCGGACAGGTTCGACCGCCGGACCGTCTTCCTGGGGGCGATCGCCGGCGTCTCCGCCGCGGCCCTGGCCCTTGCCTTCGCCGACGGAGTTCCCAACCTGGCCTTCGCGGCGATGCTTGGCCTCTACGGCGGTCTCGCCTACTCGATCTACCCGATCGCCCTGGCCCATGCGAACGACTTCATGCGGTCGGACGAGGTCGTGCCGGCCAGCGCCGGGCTGCTGCTGATGTTCGGCGTGGGGTCCGTCGTGGGACCGGTCCTGGCGTCCCAGGTCATGGGCGTGCTCGGGTTCAACGGGCTGTTCTTCTATATCGGGTCGATCGCGGCCGTCCTGGTGCTGTTCACGCTCTACCGCATGACGGCCCGCCAGGCGAAGCCGCTGGAGGAACAGGGCGCCTTCGTGCCGATGCCCCAGACGGCGACCACGCCGATCGCGATGGAACTGAGCCCGCGCGCCGAGACGGGACCGCAGGAGCCGGACCAGCTCGCCTTCGACTTCGACCCGCCCCGGATGCAGGCCCAGGCGGCGGAGTGA
- a CDS encoding peroxiredoxin: MTIKVGDKFPSVTLKHLTSNGMQEISTDDLFKGKKAVLFAVPGAFTPTCSAKHLPGFVNRADEFKAKGYEIVCMAVNDPFVMDAWAKSSDVGGKITMLPDGNGTLTKALGLEMDGTGYNLGHRSKRFAMVIEDGTVKSVSVEEPGAFEVSSADAVLNAI; encoded by the coding sequence ATGACGATCAAGGTCGGTGACAAGTTTCCGTCCGTCACGCTCAAGCACCTCACATCCAACGGGATGCAGGAAATCAGCACCGACGACCTGTTCAAGGGCAAGAAGGCCGTGCTGTTCGCGGTCCCGGGCGCCTTCACCCCGACCTGCTCGGCCAAGCACCTGCCGGGCTTCGTCAACCGCGCGGACGAGTTCAAGGCCAAGGGCTACGAGATCGTCTGCATGGCGGTGAACGATCCCTTCGTGATGGACGCCTGGGCCAAGTCGTCCGATGTCGGCGGCAAGATCACCATGCTGCCCGACGGCAACGGCACCCTGACCAAGGCGCTGGGCCTGGAGATGGACGGCACCGGCTACAACCTGGGCCACCGCAGCAAGCGCTTCGCCATGGTGATCGAGGACGGCACGGTGAAGTCGGTGAGCGTCGAGGAACCCGGCGCCTTCGAAGTCTCCAGCGCCGACGCCGTGCTCAACGCGATCTGA
- a CDS encoding YqgE/AlgH family protein, with the protein MTDATRKPQYLTGQLLIAMPAMPDQRFQRSVIYICAHNPDGAMGLVINKLFGSITFPDLLEQLGIDTPGQAANMRVHFGGPVESGRGFVLHSTDFVREGTMTVDDDVALTATVDILRAIADGRGPKNAMLALGYAGWGPGQLDAEMQANGWLNAPADDSLLYGRDLDTKWERAIAKLGVSLSMLSGEAGHA; encoded by the coding sequence ATGACTGATGCAACGCGGAAGCCCCAATACCTGACCGGCCAATTGCTGATCGCCATGCCGGCCATGCCGGACCAGCGGTTTCAGCGCTCGGTGATATATATCTGTGCCCATAACCCGGACGGCGCCATGGGCTTGGTGATAAACAAGCTGTTCGGCTCGATCACCTTCCCGGACCTGCTGGAGCAACTCGGCATAGACACGCCGGGCCAAGCGGCCAACATGCGGGTGCATTTCGGAGGACCTGTCGAGTCGGGCCGCGGCTTCGTGCTGCATTCGACCGATTTCGTGCGCGAAGGCACCATGACGGTGGACGACGACGTCGCGCTGACCGCCACGGTGGATATCCTCCGCGCGATCGCCGACGGGCGCGGGCCGAAGAACGCGATGCTGGCGCTGGGCTATGCCGGCTGGGGTCCCGGCCAGCTCGACGCCGAGATGCAGGCCAACGGCTGGCTGAACGCCCCGGCCGACGACAGCCTGCTGTACGGCCGCGACCTGGATACCAAGTGGGAGCGCGCCATCGCCAAGCTGGGCGTCAGCCTGTCCATGCTG
- a CDS encoding adenylate/guanylate cyclase domain-containing protein, with translation MADIARRTWTWWFDQPPERLWPLLADTPRFNEAMGLPRYDVEEIPQDDGTLLRLARGRIGRYALEWEEQPFQWVAPHGFTQVRRFRAGPFASVGPTLELTPERGGSRVSYTLEIRPANWLGWLLLRLGFLERSGRKFETLIRTAAGHAAGTRPQPFDYEPPVPDAAVAERIAGMVRALEESGNGHGLSRRLADHLLAAQEVDLTRIRPLALARSWGEQPRTVVELCLGAVKAGLLTLRWDLLCPRCRGAKAAASTLDRLPSGAHCPSCNIDYGRDFARNVELTFRPSPTVRHLTEGEYCLAGPMTTPHVHVQQTLRPGEARTLEAELPAGPLRLRTLEPGGSADLDWLPVPGQGFPLVTAEDGSVTPGPPAAPGLLRLENRTDRPLTLVVEDRDWIADALTAHQVTTLQAFRDMFSDEVLRPGDEVAIGTVTLMFTDLKGSTALYGRIGDARAYHRVREHFADLAKAVRDHDGAVVKTIGDAVMAAFADPAQAVRAALAIQTAPRDGLVIKMGLHAGACVAVTLNGRLDYFGSTVNLAARLEGRSLGGDIILSESLAADPAVSAVITSLHSEVESAELKGFATPVTFRRLVPETVSSYTALS, from the coding sequence ATGGCGGACATTGCGCGACGCACCTGGACATGGTGGTTTGACCAGCCGCCCGAGCGGCTCTGGCCGCTGCTGGCCGACACGCCCCGCTTCAACGAGGCGATGGGCCTGCCGCGCTACGATGTCGAGGAGATCCCCCAGGACGACGGCACCCTGCTGCGCCTCGCCCGCGGCAGGATCGGCCGCTACGCTCTGGAGTGGGAGGAGCAGCCGTTCCAATGGGTGGCGCCCCACGGCTTCACCCAGGTCCGGCGGTTCCGGGCCGGCCCGTTCGCAAGCGTCGGGCCGACGCTGGAGCTGACGCCCGAGCGCGGCGGCTCGCGCGTGTCCTACACGCTGGAGATACGGCCGGCGAACTGGCTGGGCTGGCTGCTGCTCCGCCTGGGCTTCCTGGAACGGTCGGGCCGGAAGTTCGAGACGCTGATCCGCACCGCCGCCGGCCATGCCGCGGGAACCCGCCCGCAGCCCTTCGACTATGAGCCGCCCGTCCCGGACGCCGCCGTCGCGGAACGGATCGCCGGGATGGTGCGGGCGCTGGAGGAGAGCGGCAACGGCCATGGCCTGTCGCGCCGCCTGGCCGACCATCTGCTGGCCGCGCAGGAGGTGGACCTGACCCGCATCCGGCCCCTGGCCCTGGCGCGGAGCTGGGGCGAGCAGCCCCGGACCGTGGTCGAACTGTGCCTGGGCGCCGTCAAGGCCGGCCTGCTGACGCTGCGCTGGGACCTGCTGTGCCCGCGCTGCCGGGGCGCCAAGGCGGCGGCATCGACCCTGGACCGGCTGCCGAGCGGAGCCCACTGCCCGTCCTGCAACATCGACTACGGCAGGGACTTCGCGCGCAACGTGGAACTTACCTTCCGGCCGTCGCCCACGGTCCGGCATCTCACCGAGGGCGAATACTGCCTGGCCGGCCCCATGACCACGCCGCACGTCCATGTCCAGCAGACGCTTCGCCCCGGGGAGGCGAGGACGCTGGAAGCCGAGCTTCCCGCCGGACCGCTGCGCCTGCGCACCCTGGAGCCGGGCGGCAGCGCCGACCTGGACTGGCTGCCCGTCCCGGGCCAGGGCTTCCCCCTGGTGACCGCCGAGGACGGCTCGGTCACGCCCGGCCCTCCCGCCGCACCCGGACTGCTCCGCCTGGAGAACAGGACCGACCGCCCCCTGACGTTGGTGGTGGAGGATCGCGACTGGATCGCGGACGCCCTGACCGCCCATCAGGTGACGACCCTCCAGGCGTTCCGCGACATGTTCTCCGACGAGGTCCTGCGTCCCGGCGACGAGGTCGCGATCGGCACCGTGACCCTCATGTTCACCGACCTCAAGGGGTCTACCGCCCTTTACGGCCGCATCGGCGACGCCAGGGCCTACCACAGGGTCCGGGAGCACTTCGCGGATCTGGCGAAGGCCGTGCGCGACCATGACGGCGCCGTGGTCAAGACCATCGGCGACGCCGTGATGGCCGCCTTCGCCGACCCGGCCCAGGCGGTCCGCGCGGCGCTGGCGATCCAGACGGCGCCCCGCGACGGGCTGGTGATCAAGATGGGCCTGCACGCCGGCGCCTGCGTCGCGGTGACCCTGAACGGCCGCCTGGATTATTTCGGCTCCACGGTCAATCTGGCGGCACGCCTCGAAGGGCGGAGCCTGGGCGGCGACATCATCCTGTCCGAGAGCCTGGCCGCCGATCCGGCCGTTTCGGCTGTGATAACATCGTTGCATTCCGAGGTGGAATCGGCCGAGCTGAAGGGATTCGCGACTCCTGTCACGTTCCGCCGGCTTGTTCCGGAGACCGTTAGTTCGTATACCGCCCTGTCTTGA
- a CDS encoding malonate--CoA ligase: protein MSDNLYDLFQSRFPADRSSPFIETDPFIETNRGRIYSYADLHGTSGRYARLLTDLGVRKGDRVAVQVEKSPEAIFLYLACLRAGAAYLPLNTAYTKAEVAYFVGDAEPAVVVCRPESEPVIAEVAAKAGVGHVLTLGQSCDGSLPERALGLDPDYATVPAESGDLAAILYTSGTTGRSKGAMMSHRNLGSNARALHRIWGWKPDDVLLHALPIFHTHGLFVATNCVLLNGSGMLFLPKFDLDRVVGLLPRATVFMGVPTFYTRLLSDPRVTPDLCRTMRLFISGSAPLLADTHREFQERTGHPILERYGMTETGMLTSNPLDGDRVPGTVGFPLPDVELRVVDEKTGGPVGPEEVGIIEVKGPNVFGGYWRMPEKTKSEFRPDGFFITGDVGKIDGRGYVHIVGRAKDLIISGGFNVYPKEVESVIDAIDGIVESAVVGVPHPDFGEAVVAVAMRRSGRGDVTAESVAAVCKEELANYKVPKRIFFIDELPRNAMGKVQKNLLRDEHKGLFA, encoded by the coding sequence ATGAGCGACAACCTGTACGACCTGTTCCAGTCCCGGTTCCCCGCCGACCGTTCAAGCCCCTTCATCGAGACGGACCCCTTCATCGAGACGAACCGGGGGCGCATCTACAGCTATGCCGACCTGCACGGGACCTCGGGCCGCTACGCCCGCCTGCTGACCGACCTGGGGGTGCGCAAGGGGGACCGGGTCGCGGTCCAGGTCGAGAAGTCGCCCGAGGCGATCTTCCTCTATCTCGCCTGCCTCCGGGCGGGTGCCGCCTACCTGCCGCTGAACACCGCCTACACCAAGGCGGAGGTGGCCTATTTCGTCGGGGACGCCGAGCCCGCCGTCGTGGTCTGCCGGCCGGAGAGCGAACCGGTGATCGCCGAGGTCGCGGCCAAGGCCGGAGTCGGCCACGTCCTGACGCTCGGCCAATCCTGCGACGGCTCCCTGCCGGAGCGGGCGCTCGGCCTCGATCCCGACTATGCCACGGTCCCGGCGGAGTCCGGCGACCTGGCGGCGATCCTCTACACCTCCGGCACCACAGGGCGGTCCAAGGGCGCCATGATGAGCCATCGGAACCTGGGCTCGAACGCCCGGGCGCTGCACCGCATCTGGGGCTGGAAGCCCGACGACGTGCTGCTCCACGCCCTGCCGATCTTCCATACCCACGGGCTGTTCGTCGCGACCAACTGCGTCCTGCTGAACGGCTCGGGCATGCTGTTCCTGCCGAAGTTCGACCTCGACCGGGTGGTCGGGCTGCTACCCCGCGCCACAGTCTTCATGGGCGTGCCGACCTTCTACACCCGGCTGCTGTCGGACCCGCGCGTGACGCCCGACCTGTGCCGGACCATGCGGCTCTTCATCTCCGGCTCGGCGCCGCTGCTGGCCGACACCCACCGGGAGTTCCAGGAGCGCACCGGGCACCCGATCCTGGAGCGCTACGGCATGACCGAGACCGGGATGCTGACGTCCAACCCGCTGGACGGCGACCGGGTGCCCGGCACCGTGGGCTTCCCGCTGCCCGACGTCGAGCTGCGCGTGGTGGACGAGAAGACCGGCGGGCCGGTCGGCCCGGAGGAGGTCGGCATCATCGAGGTGAAGGGACCGAACGTGTTCGGCGGCTACTGGCGGATGCCGGAGAAGACGAAATCCGAGTTCCGCCCGGACGGGTTCTTCATCACCGGCGACGTCGGCAAAATCGACGGGCGGGGCTATGTCCATATCGTCGGCCGTGCCAAGGACCTGATCATCTCCGGCGGGTTCAACGTCTACCCGAAGGAGGTCGAGAGCGTGATCGACGCGATCGACGGCATCGTCGAGTCCGCCGTGGTCGGCGTGCCCCACCCCGATTTCGGGGAGGCGGTGGTCGCGGTGGCGATGCGCCGGTCCGGCCGCGGCGACGTGACGGCGGAAAGCGTGGCGGCGGTCTGTAAGGAGGAGCTGGCGAACTACAAGGTTCCCAAGCGGATCTTCTTCATCGACGAACTGCCGCGCAACGCCATGGGCAAGGTCCAGAAGAACCTGCTGCGCGACGAGCACAAGGGCCTGTTCGCCTGA